One region of Xylanibacillus composti genomic DNA includes:
- a CDS encoding sensor histidine kinase — protein sequence MKHNQLELWIISLKVMMLLYAVVSYFMSGAVVSPWMTLFILIYVSLNISFHLIGRYLKLVMIACSIAVLVVFHYALYPLLVVLIPVNLYELAAQLFRNHWLRAAIVFIPLVVLPNEWLLDYGLFAALGFVFLTMLNIYESKVQYLSDETDRMRNDIHQLTVRLAQNEEFMRQAEHAYKLEERNRLSQEVHDQIGHSMTGALIQMEAAKRLMDNDPAKTAELLQNAIHISKEGIERIRLVLKNMKPLTEQLGLRRMKRLTEQFSATQPIRIFLTHEGNLDRIAPIHWKIFEENMMESLTNTMKYAQASVVTVHIQVLNTMIKCMVSDNGNGERQVIKGMGIIGMEERASTIGGTVIVDGSGGFSVTTLIPYKKCEESHGEG from the coding sequence ATGAAGCATAACCAGTTGGAATTGTGGATCATCAGCCTCAAAGTCATGATGCTGCTCTATGCGGTCGTTTCATACTTTATGTCCGGTGCTGTTGTATCACCATGGATGACGTTGTTTATCCTGATCTATGTAAGCTTGAATATTTCCTTTCATTTGATCGGAAGATACCTGAAGCTCGTCATGATAGCATGCTCCATCGCTGTTCTGGTTGTTTTCCATTATGCTCTGTATCCGCTTTTGGTTGTGCTTATTCCTGTTAATTTGTATGAGTTGGCCGCACAGCTGTTTCGAAATCATTGGCTCAGAGCGGCTATTGTGTTCATCCCGCTTGTCGTCCTGCCCAATGAATGGCTGCTGGACTACGGATTGTTTGCCGCACTGGGGTTTGTGTTTTTGACGATGCTAAACATTTACGAAAGCAAGGTGCAGTATTTATCTGATGAAACGGACCGGATGAGAAACGATATACATCAGCTAACGGTGCGGTTGGCGCAAAATGAAGAATTTATGAGGCAAGCGGAGCATGCTTATAAACTGGAGGAACGCAACCGACTGTCGCAGGAGGTTCATGATCAAATCGGCCACTCCATGACAGGAGCCTTGATTCAAATGGAGGCAGCAAAGCGGCTGATGGATAACGATCCTGCAAAAACGGCCGAATTGCTGCAGAATGCCATCCATATCTCCAAAGAAGGCATTGAGCGCATTCGTCTCGTGCTCAAAAATATGAAGCCGCTGACGGAACAGCTTGGATTGCGCCGCATGAAACGGCTTACCGAGCAATTTTCCGCAACGCAACCGATTCGAATATTCTTGACGCATGAAGGCAATCTCGATAGGATTGCCCCGATTCACTGGAAGATCTTCGAGGAGAACATGATGGAATCGTTAACAAATACGATGAAATATGCACAGGCCAGCGTCGTGACAGTCCATATTCAGGTGTTGAATACGATGATTAAATGTATGGTCTCCGATAACGGCAATGGAGAAAGGCAAGTAATCAAAGGAATGGGTATCATCGGGATGGAAGAGAGGGCTTCCACCATCGGAGGGACGGTTATTGTCGACGGTTCAGGCGGCTTTTCGGTAACAACGCTGATCCCTTATAAAAAATGTGAAGAATCTCATGGGGAAGGATGA
- a CDS encoding ABC transporter ATP-binding protein, with the protein MNVLEIEKLTKKFGDFIAVDHISLSVKEGEIFGFLGPNGAGKSTTIHMIVSLLTVTDGKIKLLGKDIAKHRKFAKANIGVVPQELAIYENMSAYDNVAFFAGLYGLRGDKLKKSVAKALDFVGLTDKQHVYPEKFSGGMKRRLNIACAIAHQPQLIIMDEPTAGIDPQTRNYILQSVKKLNEAGCTIIYTSHYMDEVEEICSHIAIIDHGKIIVEGTKEQLKSIIAEQTQIEIEVRSAEHFRAEKLQGIVGVNTAHMTDDKVIISTAAEVNNMNDIIRMLISENVKIVSIKTMRPSLETVFLTLTGRSLRE; encoded by the coding sequence ATGAATGTGCTTGAGATTGAGAAATTAACGAAAAAGTTCGGTGATTTTATCGCCGTAGACCATATTTCCCTTTCCGTAAAGGAGGGAGAAATTTTCGGCTTTCTTGGTCCGAACGGAGCCGGAAAAAGCACAACGATTCATATGATCGTCTCGCTGCTGACCGTTACGGATGGGAAGATCAAGCTACTTGGAAAGGATATCGCCAAGCACCGTAAATTTGCCAAGGCGAACATTGGCGTTGTACCTCAAGAACTGGCTATATATGAGAACATGAGCGCCTATGACAATGTAGCTTTTTTTGCCGGGTTGTATGGATTAAGAGGAGATAAATTGAAGAAGAGTGTGGCAAAGGCGCTGGACTTTGTCGGACTCACGGACAAACAGCATGTTTATCCGGAAAAATTTTCAGGGGGTATGAAGAGGAGACTGAATATTGCTTGTGCCATCGCCCATCAGCCTCAATTGATCATCATGGATGAACCGACTGCGGGGATCGACCCACAAACGAGAAACTATATTTTGCAATCCGTCAAAAAGTTGAATGAAGCGGGCTGCACGATTATTTATACAAGCCACTACATGGATGAAGTAGAGGAAATTTGTTCACACATCGCCATTATCGATCATGGGAAAATCATCGTGGAAGGGACCAAAGAACAGCTCAAGAGCATTATTGCAGAGCAAACTCAAATTGAAATCGAGGTTCGATCTGCGGAACACTTTCGCGCAGAAAAATTGCAAGGCATTGTGGGCGTGAATACCGCCCATATGACAGATGACAAAGTCATTATAAGTACGGCTGCGGAAGTGAACAACATGAATGACATTATTCGCATGTTGATCAGTGAAAATGTGAAAATTGTTTCTATAAAGACGATGCGGCCTAGTCTGGAAACGGTCTTTCTGACGCTGACAGGCCGAAGTTTGCGTGAATAA
- a CDS encoding ABC transporter permease produces MQPLNVLRIALKELKTFRDPKMLVFMLATPLLLMFILGTVLSNAFNSSAEINEIRLLTQLETGDSMLQESWESFVRVAEQSGFFFEQAGRGYEAAVQDVQNGRYTGYVTISGDGIEYYGNDRSELENSMVKGMLTAFAMGYNLETVITGRERVDDTAAQSIDNVINHVEEVSIHADRQPGAMDYYAITMTTLIILFSALTAGQLMESERKRNTALRLLAAPVTRLQIFIGKIAGTFFLNAMFVILIVFFSSMMFEAYWGERLALVFAVLFSQIVFALSLGIGMGYLLQGSASGVVLMIIVQLEAFFGGAYFAIQDAGGFLGVLANMSPLGWTNQGIFQAIYTEASSAATQAMLFNICGAALLLIATTYLLRRREGL; encoded by the coding sequence GTGCAGCCGTTGAACGTTTTACGAATCGCACTGAAAGAGCTGAAGACGTTTCGTGATCCGAAAATGTTGGTATTTATGCTGGCGACTCCCCTTTTGCTTATGTTCATTTTGGGGACGGTGCTCAGCAATGCCTTTAACAGTAGTGCTGAGATTAATGAAATAAGGTTGCTTACTCAGCTTGAAACCGGTGATAGTATGCTTCAGGAATCTTGGGAGTCGTTTGTTCGAGTAGCGGAGCAGTCCGGGTTCTTTTTTGAACAAGCGGGGAGGGGCTATGAAGCAGCCGTACAGGATGTACAGAACGGTCGCTACACGGGGTATGTGACGATTTCTGGCGACGGGATAGAATACTATGGCAACGATCGCAGCGAACTTGAAAATAGTATGGTTAAAGGAATGCTTACCGCATTTGCTATGGGATACAATCTCGAAACCGTGATCACAGGAAGGGAAAGAGTGGACGATACAGCGGCGCAAAGCATAGACAATGTAATCAATCATGTAGAGGAGGTTTCCATACATGCCGACAGGCAGCCGGGTGCAATGGACTATTATGCGATCACCATGACAACATTAATCATCCTTTTTAGTGCTTTGACGGCCGGGCAGCTAATGGAGAGCGAACGGAAGCGAAATACAGCGCTGCGGTTGCTGGCAGCACCTGTTACAAGACTGCAAATTTTTATCGGTAAAATTGCCGGAACGTTTTTCTTGAACGCCATGTTTGTTATCCTTATTGTTTTTTTTAGCTCGATGATGTTCGAAGCCTATTGGGGCGAGCGACTTGCTTTGGTATTTGCTGTCTTGTTCTCGCAAATTGTGTTTGCTCTCTCGCTCGGCATCGGGATGGGTTATTTGCTTCAAGGCAGCGCATCTGGAGTGGTGCTTATGATCATCGTTCAGCTGGAAGCTTTTTTCGGCGGCGCTTATTTTGCCATTCAAGATGCTGGTGGCTTTCTGGGGGTGTTGGCGAATATGTCTCCGCTTGGCTGGACGAATCAAGGTATCTTCCAAGCCATATACACAGAAGCGAGTTCTGCCGCCACTCAGGCTATGCTGTTTAATATTTGCGGCGCCGCATTGTTATTAATTGCGACGACATATTTACTGCGCAGGCGGGAGGGGCTGTAA
- a CDS encoding ABC transporter permease: MKQTIWLVRKTLITTFKNYRNWVVYLLLPVIGIVLASLMFANSSTSALYIGIVNQDGEQSLTKDAISFVDNLDNVSTEIISESEMNERLVAGELDAVFIFPDGFASTLSSGNPQNVRIVSIQGQAVTSYVKSYFNMWIARIAAIGDVAQGEEDFRVLYEQYNESDFQLSTVQIEDQSVSNSMSKQSIGYLLILMMFSAVSLSGIMIKEKENRTYQRLLCAPVTGNMYTASNMIVNMLVMMLQIGVTLLVMMVFFQMSPGISAWLLFIVLMFFALVAVSLSLMIVALADNSMKANAWQTLIIIPTSLLAGCMFPVEVMPTYMQSIAEFLPQYWLLETIGQLQEGSMLSDVLLNLVILLAFALMFFLIAAYKFSRSRELKTFY, from the coding sequence TTGAAACAAACGATTTGGCTTGTACGAAAAACCTTGATAACGACATTTAAAAATTATCGAAATTGGGTTGTTTATTTGCTGTTGCCCGTCATCGGTATTGTACTTGCCTCTCTAATGTTTGCAAATTCGTCTACCAGTGCATTGTACATTGGGATCGTCAATCAAGATGGCGAGCAAAGTCTTACGAAAGATGCGATCTCTTTCGTAGACAATTTGGATAATGTATCTACAGAAATCATCAGCGAGTCGGAAATGAACGAACGCCTTGTGGCGGGAGAACTGGATGCCGTATTCATTTTTCCAGACGGATTTGCCTCGACTTTGAGCAGCGGAAATCCTCAGAACGTTCGAATCGTATCGATCCAAGGACAAGCGGTCACGTCATATGTCAAGTCGTATTTCAACATGTGGATCGCCAGAATTGCGGCTATAGGTGACGTGGCGCAAGGCGAGGAGGATTTCAGGGTGCTGTACGAACAATATAACGAAAGTGATTTTCAGTTGTCTACTGTTCAAATTGAAGATCAATCCGTATCAAACAGCATGTCTAAACAGTCGATTGGTTATCTGCTTATTTTGATGATGTTTTCCGCGGTCAGTTTATCTGGAATAATGATCAAGGAAAAAGAAAACCGAACTTATCAGCGACTGTTGTGCGCGCCTGTGACGGGCAATATGTATACAGCATCCAATATGATTGTAAACATGCTGGTCATGATGCTCCAAATTGGAGTTACATTGCTAGTTATGATGGTCTTTTTTCAAATGAGCCCGGGCATATCGGCTTGGCTGCTGTTTATCGTTTTGATGTTTTTTGCCCTGGTAGCGGTCAGCTTGTCTCTCATGATCGTTGCACTTGCGGACAATTCGATGAAGGCCAACGCCTGGCAGACCTTGATCATTATTCCGACTAGTCTTTTGGCCGGATGCATGTTCCCGGTAGAGGTCATGCCGACTTACATGCAAAGTATCGCAGAATTTTTGCCGCAATATTGGCTGCTTGAAACGATTGGTCAACTGCAGGAGGGCAGTATGCTCAGTGACGTCTTGTTGAATCTTGTTATTTTGCTGGCCTTCGCATTGATGTTCTTTCTGATTGCCGCATATAAGTTTAGCAGAAGTCGGGAATTAAAAACATTTTACTGA